TCTCCGGGTCTATCTTCAGCCCCGAGACGTTGCGGTACTCGCCCGCCTCCTTGTCCGGGCGGTTGTCCTCCGGGAGCCAGTGGAGGACCTCCTCGCACCGGGCGTCGTCGATGCATCGGATGACTTGCAAGGCATTGAGGATGAACCAGGGCTCCGCCTGGCCTTCCACCTCGACGGGGATGAACTGCACTTCCTTCTGAAGACCCAGACGCTCGAAGAGCGAGACCACCCGGTGGTGCACGATGGGAACCCCCCGGGCGAGAGAGAACTCGAGAGGGCGTCCAGCGGGCTTCATGGAGATGCGGATGGGCTTGTCGATGCTCAGGAACTGCCCCTCCTTGAACCGCCAGGCGTTGAACAGTTCCTCCCGGCCGTCCT
This sequence is a window from Cystobacter ferrugineus. Protein-coding genes within it:
- a CDS encoding imm11 family protein, which produces MTARMRYYDLYDNVYIPGRWHLRMPLYEEDGREELFNAWRFKEGQFLSIDKPIRISMKPAGRPLEFSLARGVPIVHHRVVSLFERLGLQKEVQFIPVEVEGQAEPWFILNALQVIRCIDDARCEEVLHWLPEDNRPDKEAGEYRNVSGLKIDPEKLGEAHVFRPWGWKVILIVSEHVKLALEEEGITGTKFIEV